In Fundulus heteroclitus isolate FHET01 chromosome 16, MU-UCD_Fhet_4.1, whole genome shotgun sequence, a single genomic region encodes these proteins:
- the pvalb6 gene encoding parvalbumin 6, producing the protein MAMSSILNADDIKKALDAFAVADSFDHKKFFEIVGLKSKPHDDVKKVFTVLDADNSGFIEEEELKFVLKGFAKDGRDLTDKETKAFLRAADKDGDGKIGVDEFAALVKE; encoded by the exons ATGGCAATGAGCAGCATCCTCAACGCCGATGACATCAAGAAAGCTCTTGATGCATTTGCAG TTGCTGACTCTTTTGACCATAAGAAGTTTTTTGAGATTGTTGGTCTGAAGTCCAAGCCCCATGATGATGTGAAGAAGGTCTTCACGGTGCTGGATGCTGATAACAGCGGCTTTATAGAGGAAGAAGAGCTCAA ATTTGTTCTGAAGGGTTTTGCCAAGGATGGCAGAGACCTGACAGACAAAGAAACCAAAGCGTTTTTAAGAGCAGCCGACAAGGATGGAGACGGCAAGATTGGAGTGGACG